In Archangium violaceum, the following are encoded in one genomic region:
- a CDS encoding EVE domain-containing protein, with protein MTRAWVGVVSRAHVLRGVEGGFAQFCHGKRLPLEKMSVGDWLVYYSPRTEMRGGEQLRAFTALGRVHGARTVPFDMGGGFVPYRRDVRFERAASEVPLATLGQSLDFIRSNPHWGMLARRGHFEINLEDLRTIAAAMGVSAG; from the coding sequence ATGACGCGCGCCTGGGTGGGGGTCGTCTCGAGGGCGCACGTCCTGCGCGGAGTAGAGGGCGGCTTCGCCCAGTTCTGCCATGGCAAGCGCCTGCCGCTGGAGAAGATGAGCGTGGGGGACTGGCTCGTGTACTACTCGCCGAGGACGGAAATGCGCGGAGGCGAGCAGCTCCGGGCGTTCACCGCGCTGGGCCGCGTCCACGGAGCACGCACGGTGCCCTTCGACATGGGAGGCGGCTTCGTGCCCTACCGCCGGGACGTGCGCTTCGAGCGCGCCGCGAGCGAGGTACCCCTGGCGACGCTTGGCCAGAGCCTCGACTTCATCAGGAGCAACCCCCACTGGGGCATGCTGGCCCGCCGCGGGCACTTCGAAATCAACCTGGAGGATCTGCGCACCATCGCGGCGGCGATGGGCGTCTCGGCCGGATGA
- a CDS encoding fatty acid desaturase, with amino-acid sequence MPNGFIWSSVDEPHAARRREMLRTHPEIKELYGPCSRTKYVCTLLVGLQLSLAFLLRDAPWWLIVLVAYAVGGVINQALLLAIHELSHNLAFRKPWHNRVFGVFINLPVGVPVAETFRYYHLRHHIHQGDERLDTDIPTEFEARLLRHRASKLLWLSCQGFAYALRPLFVHPKKPGASEITNLLVQVAFNVAVFHFWGGKALAYLPISSLIVMGLHPIAGHYISEHYVFREGQETYSYYGPLNVLAFNVGYHNEHHDFPYVPGSRLPKLRAMAPEFYDGLLSHQSWTATLWNFVMSPSLGGYSRIKRRVERRRD; translated from the coding sequence ATGCCCAATGGCTTCATCTGGTCCAGCGTGGACGAACCGCACGCCGCGCGGCGGCGCGAGATGCTTCGCACGCATCCCGAGATCAAGGAACTCTACGGCCCGTGCTCGCGCACGAAGTACGTCTGCACGCTGCTCGTCGGGCTGCAGCTCTCACTCGCCTTCCTGCTGCGTGACGCGCCCTGGTGGCTGATTGTTCTGGTCGCCTATGCGGTGGGAGGAGTGATCAACCAGGCGCTACTCCTGGCCATTCACGAGCTCTCTCACAATCTCGCGTTTCGCAAGCCCTGGCACAATCGCGTGTTCGGCGTCTTCATCAATCTGCCCGTGGGTGTGCCGGTCGCAGAAACGTTTCGCTACTACCACTTGCGTCATCACATCCATCAGGGTGACGAGCGGCTCGACACGGATATACCGACGGAGTTCGAGGCGCGCTTGTTGCGCCATCGCGCAAGCAAACTGCTCTGGCTCTCTTGCCAAGGCTTTGCCTACGCGCTCCGCCCGCTGTTCGTGCATCCAAAGAAGCCGGGGGCTTCCGAGATCACGAACCTACTCGTGCAGGTCGCGTTCAACGTGGCCGTGTTCCATTTTTGGGGCGGCAAAGCGCTTGCCTATCTGCCGATCAGTTCACTGATCGTCATGGGGCTACATCCGATTGCCGGACACTACATCTCGGAGCACTACGTCTTCCGCGAAGGGCAAGAGACCTACTCGTACTACGGGCCGCTCAACGTGCTCGCGTTCAATGTCGGCTACCACAACGAGCACCACGACTTCCCCTACGTTCCTGGCTCGCGCCTGCCGAAGCTACGAGCGATGGCGCCGGAATTTTACGACGGTCTCCTGTCGCACCAATCGTGGACGGCGACGCTTTGGAACTTCGTCATGAGCCCCAGCCTGGGCGGTTACAGCCGCATCAAGCGGCGCGTGGAGCGTCGGCGAGACTAG
- a CDS encoding DJ-1/PfpI family protein: MSQQPKKLQVGILVCPGFAIVDTIGIHSVFGFIPDTEVHLLWKDKELIEAIPRFPVHATTTFRESPKDFDVLCVGACPNEILRDEETLAFLKDRGSRAGYLVGVCSGSLVLGAAGLLEGYRATSNFHVMDLLPHFGAIPTRENVVIDRNRYTSGPATGGFDCGLRVLEKLRGEEVAKLSELSMEYTAQPPFGTGSPELAGPELTKKALQLFAHFTEETRRTVRELPSRQARAAARTGAGSPS; the protein is encoded by the coding sequence ATGTCTCAACAGCCGAAGAAGCTTCAGGTGGGAATCCTCGTGTGTCCGGGCTTCGCCATCGTGGATACCATTGGAATCCACTCGGTGTTTGGCTTCATCCCCGATACCGAGGTGCACCTGCTGTGGAAGGACAAGGAATTGATCGAGGCCATTCCACGCTTCCCCGTGCACGCCACCACCACTTTCAGGGAGAGCCCCAAGGACTTCGACGTCCTGTGCGTCGGGGCCTGCCCCAACGAGATCCTGCGCGATGAAGAGACGCTCGCGTTCTTGAAGGATCGGGGCAGCCGCGCGGGCTACCTCGTCGGTGTCTGCAGTGGCTCGCTCGTCCTGGGTGCCGCGGGCCTGCTCGAGGGATACCGGGCCACGAGCAATTTCCACGTCATGGATCTCCTGCCTCACTTCGGGGCGATTCCCACGAGGGAGAACGTGGTGATCGACAGGAACCGCTACACCTCGGGGCCGGCCACGGGCGGATTCGATTGTGGCCTGCGGGTGCTGGAGAAGCTGCGTGGAGAGGAGGTCGCGAAGCTCAGCGAGCTGAGCATGGAGTACACCGCCCAGCCTCCTTTCGGCACCGGAAGCCCGGAGCTCGCCGGACCCGAATTGACGAAGAAGGCGCTCCAACTCTTCGCTCACTTCACCGAGGAGACCCGCCGGACGGTGCGAGAGCTGCCCTCGCGCCAGGCGAGGGCCGCCGCACGGACAGGCGCTGGCAGTCCGTCGTGA
- the tnpC gene encoding IS66 family transposase codes for MSFQLTTEKDVERLRQAALLLEAENKRLVARVVELTRKLMSARGQDAEELQLRLQELERQLAQRTGELFGRSSEKRPRGEQDEGKQAGPAEPARGHGPRTQPTLPLLEEVHTLEEPDKQCPECGGALTEMKGCYEEAEEVDVVERRFVLRRHKRQKYRCGCGGCVETALGPPKLQPGGRYSVDFAVEVAVAKYLDHMPLERQVRTMQREGLAVDSQTLWDQIDALARLLSPAHEALHQALLTREILGGDETRWPLLGSKSQTRWYAWALCAPDAVVYRIQEGRDVEAARNMLKDFRGVLMTDGLSTYESVAGKSAGISLVNCWMHARRKFVECAEAFPQANEALDMIAELYAVEREYKQGPENLARLLELRQQKSRPIIERLHQWACEQRVLPQSALGQAIKYMSNRWTGLTRFLTDPRVPLDNGATERAMRGLAVGRKNHYGSRSRRGTEVAALYYSLMETAKLCGVDPKRYLREAALAALRGEALPLPNQLAQPAEG; via the coding sequence ATGAGCTTCCAGCTTACGACGGAGAAGGACGTGGAGAGGCTGCGCCAGGCGGCCCTGTTGCTGGAGGCGGAGAACAAGCGCCTGGTGGCGCGCGTGGTGGAGCTCACGCGCAAGCTGATGAGCGCGCGGGGCCAGGACGCCGAGGAATTGCAGTTGCGCTTGCAGGAGTTGGAGCGGCAGCTCGCGCAGCGCACCGGCGAGCTGTTTGGCCGCTCCAGCGAGAAGCGCCCCCGCGGCGAGCAGGACGAGGGGAAACAGGCCGGGCCGGCCGAGCCCGCGCGCGGCCACGGCCCGCGCACCCAGCCCACACTGCCACTGCTGGAGGAAGTGCACACGCTGGAGGAGCCAGACAAGCAGTGTCCCGAGTGCGGCGGGGCGCTGACGGAAATGAAGGGTTGCTACGAGGAGGCCGAGGAGGTGGACGTGGTGGAGCGGCGCTTCGTGCTGCGCCGCCACAAGCGACAGAAGTACCGCTGCGGGTGCGGCGGATGCGTGGAGACGGCCCTGGGCCCGCCCAAGCTTCAGCCCGGCGGGCGCTACTCGGTGGACTTCGCCGTGGAAGTGGCCGTGGCCAAGTACCTCGACCACATGCCGCTGGAGCGGCAGGTGAGAACCATGCAGCGCGAGGGGCTGGCGGTGGACAGCCAGACGCTTTGGGACCAGATAGACGCGCTGGCGCGGCTGCTGTCGCCCGCGCACGAGGCGCTGCACCAGGCGCTGCTGACGCGGGAGATTCTGGGGGGAGACGAGACGCGCTGGCCGCTGCTGGGCAGCAAGAGTCAGACGCGCTGGTACGCCTGGGCACTGTGCGCTCCTGACGCCGTGGTGTACCGGATACAGGAGGGCCGGGACGTGGAGGCCGCGCGCAACATGCTCAAGGACTTCCGTGGAGTCCTCATGACGGATGGGCTGAGCACATACGAGAGCGTGGCGGGCAAGAGCGCGGGCATATCTCTGGTGAACTGCTGGATGCACGCGCGGCGCAAATTCGTCGAGTGCGCGGAAGCCTTCCCCCAGGCGAACGAAGCCCTGGACATGATTGCCGAGCTGTACGCGGTGGAGCGCGAGTATAAGCAGGGGCCCGAGAACCTGGCGCGCCTGCTGGAACTGCGACAGCAGAAGAGCCGTCCCATTATCGAGCGGCTGCACCAGTGGGCGTGCGAGCAGCGCGTCCTGCCCCAGTCGGCGCTGGGCCAGGCAATCAAATACATGAGCAACCGGTGGACGGGGCTGACACGGTTTCTGACGGACCCGCGGGTGCCGCTGGACAATGGAGCCACCGAGCGTGCCATGCGCGGGCTGGCGGTGGGCCGCAAGAACCACTACGGCAGCCGGAGCCGGCGCGGCACCGAGGTGGCGGCCCTCTACTACAGCCTGATGGAGACGGCGAAGCTATGCGGGGTGGACCCCAAGCGCTACCTGCGAGAGGCCGCGCTGGCGGCCCTGCGCGGGGAAGCGCTCCCCCTGCCCAACCAACTCGCTCAGCCCGCCGAGGGCTGA
- a CDS encoding DUF2378 family protein, with protein sequence METRETVRSRIALALPEDRTHGQMFVDTLAGFAELHGPEVAEEARAAATLPVEPGLFTCPIAELLRITDAGVSAAEARGFGSYPEVLERIGEYLGNSYLRSPVGQAFRRLTGADMMKSVEMSTASTRAVTTYGTPGTVSDDL encoded by the coding sequence ATGGAAACGCGAGAGACAGTACGGAGCCGCATCGCGCTCGCCCTGCCGGAGGACCGCACCCATGGGCAGATGTTCGTGGACACCCTGGCGGGCTTCGCCGAGCTCCATGGTCCCGAGGTCGCCGAGGAGGCGCGGGCCGCCGCGACCCTCCCCGTGGAGCCGGGGCTCTTCACCTGTCCCATCGCGGAGCTGCTGCGCATCACCGACGCGGGAGTGAGCGCCGCCGAGGCTCGGGGCTTCGGCTCCTACCCGGAAGTGCTGGAGCGGATCGGCGAGTACCTGGGCAACAGCTATCTCCGCTCGCCGGTGGGCCAGGCCTTCCGGCGGCTCACCGGCGCGGACATGATGAAGTCCGTGGAGATGTCGACGGCCTCCACCCGGGCCGTCACCACCTATGGGACTCCAGGAACGGTGTCAGACGATTTGTAG
- a CDS encoding Ig-like domain-containing protein: MCNIPSPACDTTTLLLGRGAVGPEANAPNTLGASCADGDDGTFHSAASVDAIRVSSQGGSALTAGQTVTVSVDVWGAPEGGSSLMLFQAADARAPQWVHLETLATTGGAQTLSASFVLPEGGLQAVRATLVDASQASGAPCTPGTVHDHDDLAFAVASSGPAAPWVVLTAPADGATVSGLLTVSADTFDADGISRVDFYVGTTALSSDFQPPYEMLLNTRYSHPNGSYTLTARAYDTAGNSTTSKPVVITVDNDTTQPTVVSVLPGISATVSSTVTLGAEVTDDRGIDRVEFRIDDVQVGSDNRAPYSVTWDSFSVANGEHDYDLWVWDLAGNLKIWGTNMYVRNDYAAPVVRLTWPQEGSTLGGFVSVIAEASDDIGITRVEFYLDDTVLIGTSTQAQYGTPWNTRTASGGPHTLTARAHDASGKVTTSAPLNVIVDPPPTAAVSSPTAGSVLTGTVSLTAAVTDNLGVTQVDFRVGDTTIACNAYSPNYSCNWSTRLHPNGPIQVRAEASDAAGNRTYSEWVTFTLNNDLLKPAVALTSPAQGATVSGVVTVSADASDDRGVTQVDFYAGSTWIGNDTTAPFSINWSSTQLANGTYALKARARDAAFNYAESALVNVTVDNDLIAPTVTFTSPTQGATLLGGATLTVDASDDRGISKVELYLGSTLLTTDTSAPYAYDLNTRGYANGAYSLTAKAYDSAGNMSSTTVNVTLNNDFTAPTVSFSWPTGGAILSGTVTLAALASDDRSGVSKVEFFLGSTPLSTDTTAPYESSSLNTRNYANGTYVLTAKAHDAWGNVGSASVNVTLRNDFAVPTVSITSPTAGSTVTGGVSILASASDDLGVTRVEFYVDGALIGTDTTSPYSVAWDSSTFTGSRSLQARAYDAVGNVGTSAAVTVNVSAGTGGSTAVYDSTLKAPRCYNPSRNCSSGNLLNGRGGLGPEANAPNTLGNSCADSNSGTYHSDESIDAISVSSLDGMPMTMGRTVRIEVKVWAYSNYSSDQLDLYYSSSATNPSWKYLTTLTPSGAGQQTLTATYTLPLNATTQAVRAHFRYGGSPSPCATGSFDDHDDLAFYVTQ, encoded by the coding sequence GTGTGCAACATTCCGAGTCCCGCGTGCGACACCACCACGCTCCTGTTGGGCCGGGGGGCCGTGGGACCCGAGGCGAACGCGCCCAACACCCTGGGCGCGAGCTGCGCGGACGGGGATGACGGCACCTTCCACTCCGCCGCGTCCGTGGATGCCATTCGCGTCTCCTCCCAGGGCGGCTCGGCACTCACCGCCGGCCAGACGGTGACGGTGTCGGTGGACGTGTGGGGCGCACCCGAGGGCGGCAGCTCGCTGATGCTCTTCCAGGCCGCGGACGCCCGGGCTCCACAGTGGGTGCACCTGGAGACGTTGGCCACCACGGGCGGGGCGCAGACCCTCTCCGCTTCTTTCGTCCTCCCCGAGGGTGGCCTCCAGGCCGTGCGCGCCACGCTCGTGGATGCGTCCCAGGCCAGCGGGGCACCCTGCACCCCTGGCACCGTCCATGACCATGACGACCTCGCCTTCGCGGTCGCCTCTTCCGGTCCCGCGGCGCCCTGGGTGGTCCTCACCGCTCCCGCGGACGGTGCCACCGTCTCGGGGCTGCTCACCGTCTCCGCCGACACCTTCGACGCGGATGGCATCTCCAGGGTCGATTTCTACGTGGGGACCACCGCGCTCTCGTCGGACTTCCAGCCGCCCTACGAGATGCTCCTGAACACCCGCTATTCCCATCCCAACGGCTCGTACACCTTGACCGCCCGGGCCTACGACACGGCTGGGAATTCGACCACCTCGAAGCCGGTGGTCATCACCGTGGACAACGACACCACGCAGCCCACCGTCGTCTCCGTGTTGCCCGGTATCAGCGCCACCGTCTCCAGTACGGTGACGCTCGGGGCCGAGGTCACCGACGACCGGGGGATCGACCGGGTGGAGTTCAGGATCGACGACGTGCAGGTGGGCAGCGACAACAGGGCCCCCTACAGCGTCACCTGGGACAGCTTCTCCGTGGCCAACGGGGAGCACGACTACGATCTCTGGGTCTGGGACCTGGCGGGAAACCTCAAGATCTGGGGCACCAACATGTACGTCCGCAACGACTACGCGGCCCCCGTGGTGCGCCTCACCTGGCCCCAGGAGGGCTCCACCCTGGGTGGCTTCGTGAGTGTGATCGCCGAGGCCAGTGATGACATCGGCATCACCCGGGTGGAGTTCTACCTCGATGACACCGTGCTGATTGGCACCTCCACCCAGGCGCAGTACGGAACGCCCTGGAATACCCGGACGGCTTCGGGCGGACCGCACACGCTGACGGCCCGGGCCCATGACGCCTCGGGAAAGGTGACCACCTCGGCGCCGTTGAACGTGATCGTGGACCCACCACCCACGGCGGCCGTCTCCTCGCCCACGGCGGGTTCCGTGCTGACCGGGACGGTGTCGCTCACCGCCGCGGTGACCGACAACCTCGGCGTCACCCAGGTGGACTTCCGCGTGGGGGACACCACCATCGCGTGCAACGCCTACAGCCCCAACTACAGTTGCAACTGGTCCACGCGCCTCCACCCCAACGGTCCCATCCAGGTACGGGCCGAGGCCTCTGATGCGGCGGGCAACCGGACCTATTCGGAGTGGGTGACCTTCACCCTGAACAACGATCTCCTCAAACCCGCCGTGGCCCTCACCTCGCCCGCCCAGGGCGCCACCGTGAGCGGGGTGGTGACGGTCTCGGCCGACGCGAGCGATGATCGCGGGGTCACCCAGGTGGACTTCTACGCGGGGAGCACGTGGATCGGCAACGACACCACGGCCCCCTTCTCCATCAACTGGAGCAGCACCCAGCTCGCCAACGGTACGTATGCGCTGAAGGCACGGGCGCGGGACGCGGCGTTCAATTACGCGGAGTCGGCCCTGGTGAACGTCACGGTGGATAACGATCTCATTGCCCCCACCGTGACCTTCACCTCGCCCACGCAGGGAGCCACCCTGCTGGGGGGGGCCACGCTCACGGTCGACGCGAGCGATGACCGAGGCATCTCCAAGGTGGAGCTCTACCTGGGCAGTACCCTGCTCACGACGGACACGAGCGCACCCTATGCTTACGACCTGAACACGCGCGGCTACGCCAACGGCGCGTATTCGCTGACGGCGAAGGCCTACGACAGCGCGGGGAACATGAGCAGCACCACGGTGAACGTGACGCTGAACAATGATTTCACCGCGCCCACCGTCTCCTTCTCCTGGCCCACGGGGGGAGCCATCCTGTCCGGCACGGTGACGCTCGCGGCACTCGCGAGCGATGACCGCAGCGGCGTCTCCAAGGTGGAGTTCTTCCTGGGGAGCACCCCGCTCTCGACCGACACGACCGCGCCCTATGAGTCCTCCAGCCTGAACACGCGCAACTACGCCAATGGCACGTACGTGCTGACGGCGAAGGCCCATGACGCCTGGGGGAACGTGGGCAGCGCCTCGGTGAACGTGACGCTGCGCAACGACTTCGCCGTGCCCACGGTCTCCATCACCTCGCCCACCGCGGGCTCCACGGTCACCGGCGGGGTGAGCATCCTCGCCTCGGCCAGCGACGACCTCGGAGTGACACGGGTGGAGTTCTACGTGGACGGGGCGTTGATCGGCACGGACACCACCTCGCCCTACTCGGTGGCCTGGGACTCCAGCACCTTCACCGGGAGCCGCTCCCTGCAGGCCAGGGCCTATGACGCCGTGGGCAACGTGGGGACCAGCGCGGCCGTGACCGTGAACGTCAGCGCGGGCACGGGCGGCTCGACCGCCGTCTACGACTCCACGTTGAAGGCACCCCGGTGCTACAACCCGTCCAGGAACTGCAGCTCGGGCAACCTGCTGAACGGGCGGGGCGGGCTCGGCCCCGAGGCGAACGCTCCCAACACCCTGGGCAACTCCTGCGCGGACAGCAACTCCGGCACCTATCACTCCGACGAGTCGATCGATGCCATCTCCGTCTCCTCTTTGGATGGGATGCCCATGACCATGGGCAGGACGGTGCGCATCGAGGTCAAGGTCTGGGCCTACTCGAACTACTCCTCGGATCAGCTGGACCTGTACTACTCGAGCAGCGCCACCAACCCGAGCTGGAAATACCTGACCACGTTGACGCCCTCTGGCGCCGGCCAGCAGACGCTCACGGCGACGTATACCCTGCCGCTGAACGCCACCACGCAGGCTGTCCGCGCCCACTTCCGCTACGGCGGCTCCCCCTCGCCGTGTGCGACCGGGAGCTTCGACGACCACGACGATCTGGCGTTCTACGTGACGCAGTGA
- a CDS encoding helix-turn-helix transcriptional regulator, which yields MSRSERLLRLMQVLRRYRQPVSAESLAEELGVSVRSIYRDVQTLRSQGASIEGEAGVGYLLRPGFLLPPLMFSDEELEALVLGLRLVTEHGDGGLGRACVDVVAKLRAVLPKDLHSLVDDVSLLAGPARERPPDGVDLALVRRSIREQCKASIRYIDPRGIQSTRTVWPLGLAFFERARVVISWCETRQDFRNFRTDRITGWTPLTDRIGRPRATLLREWRAREAIPEPRPG from the coding sequence ATGTCCCGCTCCGAGCGACTACTGCGGCTGATGCAGGTGCTGCGCCGCTACCGCCAACCCGTCAGCGCCGAGTCACTGGCCGAAGAGCTCGGCGTGTCGGTGCGCTCCATCTACCGCGACGTGCAGACGCTCCGCTCGCAGGGAGCCTCCATCGAGGGCGAGGCCGGTGTGGGATACCTGCTGCGCCCGGGCTTCCTCCTGCCTCCGCTGATGTTCAGCGACGAGGAGCTCGAGGCCCTGGTGCTCGGCCTGCGGCTGGTCACCGAGCACGGGGATGGCGGACTTGGCCGGGCCTGCGTGGACGTGGTCGCCAAGCTGCGCGCCGTGCTGCCCAAGGACCTGCACTCCCTCGTGGACGACGTGTCGCTCCTGGCCGGCCCCGCGCGGGAGCGTCCACCGGACGGTGTGGACCTTGCCCTCGTGCGCCGCTCCATCCGCGAGCAGTGCAAGGCGAGCATCCGCTACATCGACCCGCGGGGCATCCAGAGCACCCGCACCGTCTGGCCCCTGGGCCTCGCCTTCTTCGAGCGCGCCCGCGTCGTCATCTCGTGGTGCGAGACGCGGCAGGACTTCCGCAACTTCCGCACGGACCGCATCACCGGGTGGACCCCGCTCACCGATCGCATCGGCCGTCCCCGCGCCACGCTGCTACGCGAGTGGCGCGCTCGCGAGGCCATTCCCGAGCCACGGCCCGGGTGA
- a CDS encoding glutaminase yields the protein MDYPTLLAELAAEVQPLLGRGRVADYIPLLAQADPSRFGLALAALEGGLYGTGDEQESFSIQSISKVFALALTLPHLGEALWRRVGKEPSGNPFNSLVQLEYERGLPRNPFINAGALVVTDALLSLTGDACGTVLAFLRAQAGPEQVAVDEDIAESEWQHRDRNAALAHFMKSFGNLHNPVDEVLRHYFRQCAIRMNCRQLARAGLFLANHGLCPDGRRLLTRSQAKQINAIMLTCGTYDAAGEFAYRVGLPCKSGVGGGILAIIPSRMALATWSPGLDAQGNSLAGLAVLDHFTTRTGLSIF from the coding sequence TTGGACTATCCCACCCTGCTGGCCGAGCTCGCGGCTGAAGTCCAGCCGCTGCTGGGACGGGGCCGCGTGGCGGACTACATCCCGTTGCTGGCCCAGGCAGACCCCTCGCGCTTCGGCCTGGCCCTGGCCGCCCTGGAAGGCGGGCTGTACGGCACCGGCGACGAGCAGGAGAGCTTCTCCATCCAGAGCATCTCCAAGGTCTTCGCCCTCGCCCTCACCCTGCCCCACCTGGGCGAGGCGCTCTGGCGGCGCGTGGGCAAGGAGCCCTCCGGCAACCCCTTCAACTCCCTGGTCCAGCTCGAGTACGAGCGCGGCCTGCCGCGCAACCCCTTCATCAACGCCGGGGCCCTGGTCGTCACCGACGCCCTGCTGTCGCTCACCGGCGATGCCTGCGGCACGGTGCTCGCCTTCCTGCGGGCCCAGGCCGGCCCCGAGCAGGTGGCCGTCGACGAGGACATCGCCGAGTCGGAGTGGCAGCACCGGGACCGCAACGCCGCCCTGGCCCACTTCATGAAGTCGTTCGGCAACCTCCACAACCCCGTCGACGAGGTGCTGCGGCACTACTTCCGCCAGTGCGCCATCCGCATGAACTGCCGGCAGTTGGCTCGCGCCGGCCTGTTCCTGGCCAACCATGGCCTCTGTCCGGACGGCCGGCGCCTGCTCACCCGCAGTCAGGCCAAGCAGATCAACGCCATCATGCTCACCTGCGGCACCTACGACGCCGCCGGCGAGTTCGCCTACCGCGTGGGCCTGCCCTGCAAGAGCGGCGTGGGCGGCGGCATCCTCGCCATCATCCCCAGCCGCATGGCGCTTGCCACCTGGAGCCCCGGCCTGGACGCCCAGGGAAACTCCCTGGCCGGGCTCGCCGTGCTGGATCACTTCACCACCCGCACAGGGCTCTCCATCTTCTAG
- a CDS encoding AraC family transcriptional regulator, with translation MIDPLAEVVTLLQPGAPFSKLVSGAGRWSVRRAEAGGPFYCAILDGASRLAVDGHEPVILETGDFVLVPSVFNFTASSLEPPRGKSDTAYVVLPDGEVRHGNPGGPPDVRMLVGYCVFGSPDASLLVSLLPRLVHVRGERRLSTLVQLVREESRERRPARDVILARLLEVLLIEALRSTAGTAASPGLLRGLADERLSAAIRRMHESPTKAWTVAQLAKEAALSRSAFFERFSRAVGVAPMEYLLGWRMALAKDLLRRKKITVAEVAEQVGYSSASTFSVAFTRYVGLPPTQYVRRSAPALGLPQLRGQ, from the coding sequence ATGATCGATCCGCTTGCCGAGGTAGTCACGCTGCTCCAGCCGGGCGCTCCGTTCTCGAAGCTCGTCAGCGGTGCAGGTCGGTGGAGCGTTCGCCGCGCGGAAGCCGGGGGGCCCTTCTACTGCGCGATCCTCGATGGTGCGAGCCGCCTTGCGGTCGACGGACACGAGCCGGTGATCCTCGAGACGGGTGACTTCGTTCTGGTCCCCTCGGTGTTCAACTTCACGGCGTCGAGCCTCGAGCCGCCGAGGGGCAAGAGCGACACCGCGTACGTCGTATTGCCCGATGGCGAAGTCAGACACGGCAATCCAGGCGGCCCTCCCGACGTTCGAATGCTGGTGGGCTACTGCGTCTTCGGTTCCCCGGATGCGAGCTTGCTGGTCTCGCTCCTCCCGCGGCTCGTGCATGTTCGAGGGGAGCGACGGCTCTCCACCCTCGTGCAGCTCGTGAGAGAGGAGTCCCGCGAACGGCGGCCCGCCCGTGATGTCATCCTGGCTCGCCTCCTTGAGGTTCTTCTCATCGAAGCCCTCCGCTCCACGGCGGGGACTGCGGCGTCGCCGGGCCTCCTGCGCGGCCTCGCCGACGAGCGCCTCTCCGCCGCGATACGACGAATGCACGAGAGCCCGACCAAGGCGTGGACGGTCGCGCAGTTGGCGAAAGAGGCGGCACTCTCTCGTTCGGCGTTTTTCGAGCGCTTCAGCCGCGCGGTGGGCGTTGCCCCGATGGAGTACCTGCTCGGCTGGCGCATGGCCCTAGCGAAGGACCTACTGCGGCGGAAGAAAATCACTGTCGCCGAGGTCGCGGAGCAAGTCGGCTACAGCTCCGCGAGCACGTTCAGCGTTGCGTTCACCCGCTACGTCGGGTTGCCGCCGACGCAGTACGTGCGGCGATCAGCGCCAGCTTTGGGCTTGCCCCAGTTACGTGGACAGTAG
- a CDS encoding NAD-dependent epimerase/dehydratase family protein → MILVTGGSGFIGSHTVRALHEMGEKCMLFQRRTGEVPAHLADLPVAVAQGDVTDLASLLDVGTRHKITGIVHLAGSMPWPPTSEPPVDATRKALGGLLNIVQAAQNWGVKRVGVASTIGVYAGVASEGALREDMPLPMSAPHLIPTFKKIGELLNEHLSGATGIEIVNYRISGTWGPVGHDDPFFPAPALIHAAARGTKPDLSRLVIPAYAGNALDLCYVKDTGRAIALLQLADRLNYRTYNIASGRATTNAEVVAAIKTVVPDAQLELPTGKPTPHNYLDISRLQQDTGYQPAYGTQRAAEDYIAWLRAGNAR, encoded by the coding sequence ATGATCTTGGTTACCGGAGGTTCAGGTTTCATCGGTTCACACACCGTTCGTGCGCTGCACGAGATGGGCGAGAAGTGCATGCTCTTCCAGCGCCGAACCGGGGAGGTCCCGGCTCACCTCGCCGATCTGCCCGTGGCGGTGGCACAGGGGGACGTCACCGATCTGGCGTCGCTGCTCGACGTCGGCACTCGCCACAAGATCACCGGCATCGTGCATCTCGCGGGCTCCATGCCCTGGCCTCCGACGTCCGAGCCGCCCGTCGACGCCACCCGCAAGGCGCTCGGCGGCCTACTCAACATCGTGCAGGCCGCCCAGAACTGGGGCGTCAAGCGCGTGGGCGTCGCGAGCACGATCGGCGTCTACGCCGGTGTCGCGAGCGAAGGCGCCCTCCGTGAAGACATGCCGCTGCCGATGTCGGCTCCACACCTGATCCCGACGTTCAAGAAGATCGGCGAACTGCTCAACGAACACCTGTCTGGCGCCACCGGCATCGAGATCGTCAACTACCGGATCTCCGGCACCTGGGGCCCAGTCGGTCACGACGATCCGTTCTTCCCCGCGCCCGCGCTCATCCACGCGGCGGCCCGTGGCACGAAGCCGGATCTGTCCCGACTCGTTATCCCCGCCTATGCAGGAAACGCGCTTGACCTCTGCTACGTCAAGGACACCGGCCGCGCCATCGCGCTCCTTCAGCTCGCAGACCGTCTGAACTACCGCACGTACAACATCGCGTCTGGCCGTGCGACGACGAATGCCGAGGTCGTCGCCGCGATCAAGACCGTCGTTCCCGACGCACAGCTCGAGCTCCCCACCGGCAAGCCGACCCCGCACAACTACCTCGACATCAGCCGCCTTCAGCAAGACACCGGCTACCAGCCCGCCTATGGCACCCAGCGCGCGGCCGAGGACTACATCGCGTGGCTGCGCGCGGGCAACGCGCGTTGA